TCCAATGATGTGatctccaccccccccccccccccccccccccggcaaaaaaaaagaaaaaagaaaaagcgtTACCTCACTTTTTGAGCTTCCAACTTTGAACAACTCATTGAGGAATTTTGGTGACTTATCTTTTTCCCTCTTCTAGTACTTTGATGAACGATACAGATCAATTTAAATGTCCTTTTGTGCTACTTGTTGGTGATTGTTGTTGACTGGTATCCACAGACCACAAGTAAGTAGTCCATAAGTTACTCTCAGCTGACTGGTAAGTTGCTGAATTGCTGTACAGAAATCTGTCCTCGGCACCTTCGTGTGGATATTTTTGATTTGGATGCTGCGATATCTCATTTACTCTAAAACTAATATTGCTACCGAAGAATTTGATACTGCTGATTGATTAAAGCATAACTGTCGCTTTTCACTCTTTGTACTTTGAGAGGCTGCTGTTCAGCTAGTTCAGTGATATCTAAGTGGCTTTTTTCAGCAACGGGCTTTGCTTACTAAATGATTATTCGTCTTCTTACAAGAATTACTGGTtctattcttttgccaattgcaGAAAGTACGAGCTACCCTGGTcacgtattataccttttcccaAGATAAGTGATCTTGCAACCGCTCAAGAATTCCCTCCTGGAAAACAAGTTTTGGCAGTTTACCCAGGAACCACAGCCCTGTACAAAGCCACAGTAGTCCAGGCCCGCAAGGTACCCGTATCTAGTTTCCTTTTGTCTTAGTTTGCATTTTCTTTATTGAgctattcataatatcataagtaTTGAGGAACTGATTGGTTTTCGACTTACATTTGCATGTGATGGTCCCAATGGTATATTGATTTCCAGAGGAAGACCGACGAGTAAGTGATGTTCCTTATCATTTCCTTACTTGGCTTCTTAGAACTCAGAGATGGACTTAAGATTCCATAGTACTCAATAATTGAGCAATGACTTCTGATTAATGGAACACTGGAATCGATTATTCCAATCTGTTTTGCGGTCATCTAGCTCagtatttcttttttcttctttcttgtaATTGACTGTTGCATTTCCACAATTTCAACCAATGAATCATGATCTTTTTTCACGGGTTTAATGAATTATGTTTCCCTTTTGCAGTTACACGTTGGAGTTTGATGATGACGAGGAAGATGGGTCTCTACCTCAACGCTTGGTGCCCTTTAACCAGGTTGTTGCTCTTCCAGATGGACATGGCCTGTGAAATATAGCTATTTATGACTCTTGACACGTCCAGAGTTGCTCTAGTTGGTCATCTGCTGTATGTATCTAGTAGTCTTATAAGGGCGAGCTTTGAACCTATTCACTTATCTAGAAGAAAAAAACATTATATTCGTCGTACAACGTatttatcaaaaaaatatttgttgtACGATTTGTCTAATATTCTAGTGTTCTCTGTGTACAGTAGTTGGACATGAAAATAAAATCCTAGCTGTAACTTTGTACTGTGTTTATTAAGGTCCCTGAGTTTATCTGGAATCCATTTCCCTTAACCAATTTCTTAAGAATGGAGCTTGTCGTCGACTTTATATTAGAAACTTGCGAGTTTCTTTTTATAGTAAGTATGAATATTGTGAAAAGAAATAAAGGACAAGAACAGTGATTTTACTTGACATAGATATAAAGACTGGTTTAGATACATATAATTATACATGATTTTTAATGGTGAAGACGTTTATGACAAGCATGTGTAATGGGAATGGGAGGATCAGAGAAACTGCCATTAAGTATATGATTGGCAATCCAGTGATTAGCAGCCTGTGAATAATGTACTCCATCCCAGCTTATGTAACCTGAAGGATTGGCACAAGCCCCTCCGAACACTTCTGCACCTCTCACTATTCCTTTCTGCCCGCACCATACGTGCGCATTCCCCTCATGCACTCCACAGCATATTTTCTGGGGTTCCATGAAACCTGTTCAAAATATCAAAAACCACAATGTTAGGCGATTCATTCCATCTGTCTAAGCCTTGGTAGAGTAACTcggcaatgtttttttttttttttttttttttgtgtgtgtgtactAGTATTTACCTTGGCTCTTGGCATTGCTGATTAATTCATACTTGGCAGCATAGACATCTACATATGTTATAGCAGCATGCCCAAGCTCTGCCCTCAATGTCCCTATTCTGGCTTTCAGCTGTCTATTGAACTCTAAGGCCAGATTATTATGGCTCTTTAAGCATCCATAGTTATCAAGAACACCTGGTTTTGGATTTCTGAGGTATAATGTGGCTGTTGGTAAGCAACCGATTGGGCGTATGTTATGTATCCAGAATGCCCTCGCTCCTTGTTGATATAGACGCTGTCAAACAAAATTATGAAACATAGATACATTTTTTCTTCATAATTAGTGCCAGCCGCTACAAACACTAAACTCATATACATACCCTGAATGTGTAAAGAACTTTTACACTATCAGAGTGATTGAACCAGTTGTAGCTGGTTTCTGCCTTATTTCTTATTATAGACAAGTTACATGTAATTATCTTGAAGTGACCCGATAGCATAGACAATCTTTTGCATTATCAGATAAGATTGATGAAAGTTGCATATACCGTTACTGCTGCAGAAAAGTGATTTATTATGTCTGGTATGGCTGCCCGAAGTTGTATATTACTCATCTGGCGGAAACCAACAGCTAGATCAGTTTGGCCTATGTCAATTGTGTAGAGAGAATGTGAAAATTCGCGAGGTCTCGGGAGTTTGTTCTTCTCTGAGATATAGTCATATATTTGTGTCAAATCGATCAGCTTAAATAACAAGTCAATGATAATTGAAGGGTTTTGCGTTAGTTATTTTTACCTTGTCTATAGAGCTCTTCAGTTCTTGATTTGAAACGATGAAAATGCACGATCTGAACATCCAGGAAGAAGGGGCTTATACCACTTTGAAATATAGTCTCGTTTTGCCTACGAATTGTGGATCCTCCTGTTGCAAAATTGGCTCCGTGTCTGAAATTCGAGCCAATGGAATCTAGATAGGGACTCAAGTAAGGTAGACTCATGTGCTCAGCTGCAGAAAAGACATAATTAAATGACTTCTGTTACAAACAAAAGAAAGATTACTTTACTAGATAATTTCGGATAGTTGAGTGACCATTCGAGTAATGAACTCCCGCAATCAATTAGCTAACCTGATTTTGTAAATTTTAGTATGAGTATGATATTGATCTAGAAGTTATGTTTACCGATGAAGTCAATGAGAAGGCGGCCATCTGAAAACCTTCCAGCAGGTTTCCTGAAGAAGCTTTCACCATAAGGTGCTTGTATTGGTTCAAATGCAGCAGAGATACCGCCGGTGTCGGAATTCGAGTCCCCGAAATTGTATATTGCTGGAAAATTGCATGGTGGCTTAGCATTAGTCGCTACTTCTACGGTGCTACTGATCTTCAAGGGGGTCAGTAGTAttagtgataataataataggAACATTACTCTTGCACCTTCCATTATTGCAATGCTTCTCATTATTCTCAATGGACACTGAAACCAACAATGCGCTCTGTGGTTTAAATAGTTGAAGCATTTGGGGAAAGTGCGAGTAAGCAGTGGCATTGTTCTTGTTACTTCTCTTTGTTCTTTTCTGTTGTAACTAACTGAAACTAGAAAAAGCCGTGATGAAATGCTTTCCAACTAAAAACAACCGTATCATCAGGCTGAAGCCATTAGCATTTTTAGAAAACAAACAACAAAAATTACTTGAtgaaaaattagaaaaatattgTAAAACtaggggtgtgtttggtatggaggaaaacgtttttttttttccttcaattttttcATGATTAgttggtcaaaatattttttctaggaatacaagtttcttaaaaatgaggaaaatgacttcgcTGGTGTTAGTAGGAAAAACAAATTTCATAAGTGACATTCCACATTAATTGTTTACTCCCTACCCTCCAAAAAACCCCACCTCCAGCCCCACCCCCTTAGCCGCCATCCCTACCATAGCCGCACTCCTATCCTCCACTCCCACCCCATAGCGTTGCCTAGATTAATATCAAAGCTTACTGAACAACAGAGAATAAGGTCATGTATTGGAAAGCTTCCGTGTTAGTGAATAAGGGAATACTTTGTACCGATTTTATAACAATAGGTGTATATTTGACCCTAACTATCAATGAATGATATATTTGGACCTAATCAAAAAGTTCAATAGCATATTTGGACCTTTTCCCGTTTGTAATAATAATTACTTAAACATATTGTTGGCTCATCTAGTATTTCTATAAATATATACTCGGTCGCCCTAATTTATGTGGTGCCGTTCAGGTTCGATAGTCAAAGACATTTTCTTTGACTATATTTTttcatgtcttttaaatattttgaattgtcagTTATTGTGACTTATACTACTAATTTTTTCAGTAGTAAGAATATATAGAAGTCCATTAATTTTCTACTCCAATTCCCTAAACAGAAAAAACAAAATGTGGGACTTGATTCCCTATTTCCTCTTTGTAGTGGGGGTTCAAAAACAATTTTCGCATAGCTAAACTGCCTGCTTTGACCTAACGGCCGGAAACTCAAGTGTACGAGCTTAGTGCTTAAAAAGCAATGGGGAAAAAGGGAGAAGAAGAAGGCGGATCCAGGGGAAAAGAAGGTTTCAGGCTGTTGGGCAATCCGAGTTTCAAGAAATTGGAGAATGGGCGCTACAAATGCGTTCAAACAGGGCATGAGTTGCCGGAACATGCTAGGGAATCTTATGCTCAAAGCAAACACTGCAGATTAGGTTTAATTG
Above is a genomic segment from Lycium barbarum isolate Lr01 chromosome 12, ASM1917538v2, whole genome shotgun sequence containing:
- the LOC132625187 gene encoding GDSL esterase/lipase At5g14450; its protein translation is MRSIAIMEGARVMFLLLLSLILLTPLKISSTVEVATNAKPPCNFPAIYNFGDSNSDTGGISAAFEPIQAPYGESFFRKPAGRFSDGRLLIDFIAEHMSLPYLSPYLDSIGSNFRHGANFATGGSTIRRQNETIFQSGISPFFLDVQIVHFHRFKSRTEELYRQEKNKLPRPREFSHSLYTIDIGQTDLAVGFRQMSNIQLRAAIPDIINHFSAAVTRLYQQGARAFWIHNIRPIGCLPTATLYLRNPKPGVLDNYGCLKSHNNLALEFNRQLKARIGTLRAELGHAAITYVDVYAAKYELISNAKSQGFMEPQKICCGVHEGNAHVWCGQKGIVRGAEVFGGACANPSGYISWDGVHYSQAANHWIANHILNGSFSDPPIPITHACHKRLHH